One part of the Streptomyces sp. NBC_00286 genome encodes these proteins:
- a CDS encoding IS3 family transposase, whose protein sequence is MLPSRARQIKVEYIHRHRFATRTEARLKIATWITGFYNPRRRLSAAGGMPPEEFERVITEARKKSAQKR, encoded by the coding sequence TTGCTGCCTTCACGGGCGCGGCAGATCAAGGTCGAGTACATCCACCGGCACCGGTTCGCCACCCGGACCGAGGCCCGGTTGAAGATCGCGACCTGGATCACCGGGTTCTACAACCCGAGACGGAGGCTCAGCGCGGCCGGCGGGATGCCACCGGAAGAGTTCGAACGGGTCATCACCGAAGCACGCAAGAAGAGCGCCCAGAAGCGCTAG
- a CDS encoding Uma2 family endonuclease, with amino-acid sequence MSTMYPEYAQWLSQVRRSMKLPKAVKLLFDQGRLYMSPVTEAHSEADDSIRSQLAEQLGGESGLHVTRDKGVLPELDGYTPEPDVLVVDAGALGPGDAFVDQKHVHFVAESVSRSTVGQDYGRKLNQYAARGISTYLIVDVLTGECVLYQVPKGDEYTSAVPYRFGEEIGFSLAGVEVTVRTDFKKIR; translated from the coding sequence ATGAGCACGATGTATCCGGAGTACGCGCAGTGGTTGAGCCAGGTGCGACGTTCGATGAAGTTGCCCAAGGCGGTCAAGCTGCTGTTCGATCAGGGGCGCCTGTACATGTCGCCGGTGACGGAGGCGCACAGTGAGGCGGACGATTCGATTCGCTCCCAGCTGGCGGAGCAGCTGGGCGGGGAGTCCGGTCTGCACGTCACGCGTGACAAGGGAGTACTGCCAGAGCTGGACGGGTACACGCCCGAGCCCGATGTGCTGGTGGTGGACGCGGGCGCGCTCGGCCCGGGAGATGCGTTCGTCGATCAGAAGCATGTGCATTTCGTCGCGGAGAGCGTGTCCCGTTCGACGGTCGGGCAGGACTACGGGCGCAAGCTCAACCAGTACGCGGCGCGCGGGATTTCGACGTATCTGATCGTGGACGTGCTGACTGGGGAGTGCGTGCTCTACCAAGTGCCGAAAGGCGACGAATACACCTCGGCCGTGCCTTACCGCTTCGGTGAGGAGATCGGGTTCAGCCTGGCCGGGGTCGAGGTCACGGTGCGCACTGACTTCAAGAAGATCCGCTGA
- a CDS encoding CopG family transcriptional regulator: MATTKKVTVTIPADLLDEIRGEAAERGLSAYVAEALRFKRDRDRLRELSDWLQEEHGPLNEEERTAAFEELEDLDAEHERRRAVGKRDAGEAP; encoded by the coding sequence ATGGCGACTACCAAGAAGGTGACGGTGACGATCCCCGCGGATCTCCTGGACGAGATCCGCGGGGAGGCGGCGGAGCGGGGCCTGTCGGCGTACGTCGCCGAGGCGCTTCGCTTCAAGCGCGACCGCGACCGGCTGCGGGAACTGTCCGACTGGCTGCAGGAGGAACACGGCCCGCTCAACGAGGAGGAGCGCACGGCAGCGTTCGAGGAACTGGAGGATCTCGACGCCGAGCACGAGCGCCGCCGCGCAGTCGGCAAGCGCGACGCCGGAGAGGCCCCGTGA
- a CDS encoding PIN domain-containing protein: protein MKKRAGEHRQRPLRVFVLDCEALSLAVRGDRKMIAWIDLAARGEAEVVTSPMTLVEAYDGRTTEQRWDWVLSRLKVAEIGKDEARQARRLLADAKLHGHKYAIDAVLAVIARQQKGQVTVFTSDVDDLEQLVPDSIVVKKV, encoded by the coding sequence GTGAAGAAGCGGGCCGGTGAGCACAGGCAGCGGCCACTGCGCGTCTTCGTACTCGACTGCGAAGCGCTGTCCCTGGCCGTGCGAGGCGACCGCAAGATGATCGCCTGGATCGACCTCGCAGCTCGAGGCGAAGCCGAGGTGGTGACGTCTCCGATGACGCTGGTCGAGGCGTACGACGGCAGGACCACCGAGCAGCGCTGGGACTGGGTGCTCTCGCGGCTCAAGGTCGCCGAGATCGGAAAGGACGAGGCCCGCCAGGCCCGCCGGCTTCTGGCTGATGCCAAGCTGCACGGCCACAAGTACGCGATCGACGCCGTGCTCGCCGTCATCGCGCGACAGCAGAAAGGGCAGGTCACCGTCTTCACCTCGGACGTGGACGACCTGGAGCAACTGGTCCCGGACTCGATCGTCGTCAAGAAGGTGTAA
- a CDS encoding type II toxin-antitoxin system PemK/MazF family toxin produces MQRGEVWWVEFDERRPVVLLSGDDASGIRVMQVVARAGVDITGLGVEVAVGAVEGLPFEGVLRFAFPRPGFTPCTWLTTVSRDDLIERAGALSSAKLSEIENALRLGEQATEWTPATTAKLSEIRNALRLGGPG; encoded by the coding sequence GTGCAACGTGGCGAAGTCTGGTGGGTGGAGTTCGACGAGCGGCGGCCGGTCGTGCTGCTGTCGGGAGACGACGCGTCCGGGATCCGGGTGATGCAGGTCGTCGCTCGGGCGGGTGTCGACATCACCGGTCTGGGCGTCGAAGTGGCAGTAGGCGCCGTGGAAGGACTGCCCTTTGAAGGCGTGCTTCGGTTCGCGTTCCCGCGTCCGGGCTTTACCCCTTGCACGTGGCTGACCACCGTGTCCCGGGACGACCTGATCGAGCGGGCGGGCGCCCTGTCCTCCGCGAAACTGAGCGAGATTGAGAACGCCCTCCGTCTCGGTGAGCAGGCGACGGAGTGGACCCCGGCGACGACCGCGAAGCTCAGCGAGATAAGGAACGCCCTCCGTCTCGGTGGACCCGGGTAG
- a CDS encoding type II toxin-antitoxin system RelE family toxin, which translates to MGYVTRFTPHAQRDMLKVPRPDALRILHRLAELQKAMDAGDTAAFDIKVLQGHSARWRLRIGDYRAVYTVEDGQLIVWVLTVGNRRDIYRQVP; encoded by the coding sequence GTGGGGTACGTCACGCGCTTCACGCCGCACGCTCAACGGGACATGCTCAAAGTCCCGCGCCCGGACGCCCTGCGCATCCTGCACCGCCTCGCCGAGCTCCAGAAGGCGATGGACGCGGGGGACACCGCCGCGTTCGACATCAAAGTGCTTCAGGGGCACAGTGCCCGGTGGCGGCTCCGGATCGGCGACTACCGTGCCGTCTACACCGTCGAGGACGGTCAGCTGATCGTTTGGGTCCTGACTGTCGGCAATCGCCGCGACATCTACCGCCAAGTTCCGTAG
- a CDS encoding type II toxin-antitoxin system Phd/YefM family antitoxin, with protein MSDPVIESMAEVRSHLADVIDRARREETPTIITRRGRQEAVVIDIQEYQRLREIAENAEEAWLNRLADEAESEGMEGSASLEEMAALLRAHQG; from the coding sequence ATGAGTGATCCGGTGATTGAGTCCATGGCCGAGGTTCGCAGCCACCTTGCCGACGTCATCGACCGTGCTCGCAGGGAGGAAACCCCCACGATCATCACTCGGCGTGGCAGGCAGGAAGCCGTCGTGATCGACATCCAGGAGTACCAGCGCTTGCGTGAGATCGCGGAGAACGCCGAAGAGGCATGGCTCAACCGGCTGGCCGACGAAGCCGAGTCCGAGGGCATGGAGGGGTCGGCCTCACTGGAAGAGATGGCCGCCCTGCTACGCGCTCATCAGGGCTGA
- a CDS encoding phosphorothioated DNA-binding restriction endonuclease yields MDWLERVAKLRQWSSRSGARAPHKPLLLLYALGRFQRDGDGELRYSAVEGDLKRLLDEYGPPNRTTPAYPFHHLVSDGVWEVRTDRGPGSPGSGVRELRAAGAAGRLAPELRAALRREPALLGRMARVLLDLHFPPSLHGDLCESAGLELEPAETEHLSAVRRKQRDPRLRELVLTAYEYQCAFCGYDGRIGAVPVGLEAAHVRWWAFDGPDVVDNGVCLCSLHHKLFDKGVLGIGDGHRILVSQRFVGHSSAAREHVIALAGRPLIGPQPGVDPIAAAHRAWHTDQVFHGSPRPATAA; encoded by the coding sequence ATGGACTGGCTGGAGCGCGTCGCGAAGCTGAGGCAGTGGAGCAGCAGGAGTGGGGCTCGGGCTCCGCATAAGCCTTTGCTGTTGCTGTACGCGCTTGGGCGGTTTCAGCGGGATGGGGATGGTGAGCTGCGGTACAGCGCCGTGGAAGGGGACCTCAAGAGGCTGTTGGATGAGTACGGGCCGCCTAACAGGACTACTCCTGCCTATCCGTTTCATCACCTGGTGAGCGATGGGGTGTGGGAGGTGCGTACCGATCGCGGGCCGGGCAGTCCGGGCAGTGGGGTGCGGGAGTTGCGGGCGGCGGGGGCCGCGGGGCGGTTGGCGCCGGAGTTGCGGGCGGCGTTGCGGCGTGAGCCGGCGTTGCTCGGACGGATGGCTCGGGTCCTGCTCGATCTGCACTTTCCGCCCTCGCTCCACGGTGACCTGTGCGAATCCGCGGGGCTGGAGCTGGAACCCGCGGAGACCGAGCATCTGTCGGCCGTGCGGAGGAAGCAGCGGGATCCGCGGTTGCGGGAGCTGGTGCTGACGGCGTACGAGTACCAGTGCGCCTTCTGCGGCTACGACGGCAGGATCGGGGCGGTGCCGGTCGGGTTGGAGGCCGCGCATGTGCGGTGGTGGGCGTTCGACGGGCCGGACGTCGTCGACAACGGCGTGTGTCTGTGCTCCCTGCACCACAAACTCTTCGACAAGGGCGTCCTGGGTATCGGTGACGGTCACCGCATCCTGGTCTCACAGCGCTTCGTGGGGCATAGTTCCGCCGCCCGCGAGCACGTCATAGCGCTCGCCGGCCGCCCGCTCATCGGGCCACAACCGGGCGTCGACCCCATCGCGGCCGCCCACCGTGCCTGGCACACCGACCAGGTCTTCCACGGCAGCCCACGTCCCGCCACGGCCGCCTGA
- a CDS encoding DUF6153 family protein: MTARAPLHREQPPLPWWLTLLVLGLLAGLFGMHGLAPGGASVVGGHHSGAAAHAHMANADMAPVSTESVCHGHGDGGGHTQHADPACASGAVGAGPALPVLMPDPAGQAGAPLGGHRTVAAEPEGGRAPPSLAELQLLRI, encoded by the coding sequence GTGACAGCCCGTGCACCGCTCCACCGCGAGCAGCCGCCACTGCCGTGGTGGCTGACGCTGTTGGTGCTGGGGCTGCTGGCCGGGCTGTTCGGGATGCATGGGCTCGCGCCGGGCGGGGCGTCCGTCGTCGGCGGCCATCACTCCGGCGCCGCCGCGCATGCGCACATGGCGAATGCGGACATGGCGCCCGTGAGCACCGAATCCGTCTGCCATGGCCACGGTGACGGCGGCGGTCATACGCAGCATGCCGATCCGGCGTGTGCCTCGGGCGCCGTCGGCGCGGGCCCAGCCCTTCCCGTGCTGATGCCCGACCCGGCCGGTCAGGCCGGGGCCCCGCTCGGTGGCCACCGGACCGTGGCTGCCGAACCAGAGGGCGGCCGTGCGCCTCCCTCACTCGCCGAACTGCAACTTCTGCGGATCTAG
- a CDS encoding DUF305 domain-containing protein codes for MTQTRSLVRRAALAATAVSAAFVLAACGSDDGSDTGAESGSAAGSGAQPSASASAEDTAGAHNDQDVSFAQGMIPHHQQAIEMAGMAADQASSAEVKDLASRIEKAQDPEIKTMTGWLESWGEDMPSAMPGMDHSGHSSDSGMPGMMGKEDMDELMKASGKDFDTKFLTLMVEHHEGAVEMATTEKGKGQYGPATKMADDIITAQKAEIEEMNKLLGKD; via the coding sequence ATGACCCAAACCCGTTCCCTCGTCCGTCGAGCCGCGCTCGCCGCGACGGCCGTATCCGCCGCCTTCGTCCTCGCCGCCTGCGGCAGCGACGACGGCTCGGACACCGGCGCCGAATCCGGCTCTGCCGCTGGCTCTGGCGCGCAGCCGTCGGCCTCGGCGAGCGCCGAAGACACCGCCGGCGCCCACAACGACCAGGACGTGTCGTTTGCGCAGGGCATGATCCCTCACCACCAGCAGGCCATTGAGATGGCCGGGATGGCCGCCGACCAGGCGTCCTCCGCCGAGGTCAAGGACCTGGCATCCCGTATCGAGAAGGCCCAGGACCCGGAGATCAAGACGATGACCGGCTGGCTGGAGTCCTGGGGCGAGGACATGCCCTCCGCCATGCCCGGCATGGACCACTCCGGCCACTCCTCCGACTCCGGCATGCCCGGGATGATGGGCAAGGAGGACATGGACGAGCTGATGAAAGCGTCCGGCAAGGACTTCGACACGAAGTTCCTGACCTTGATGGTCGAGCATCACGAGGGCGCCGTGGAGATGGCCACCACCGAGAAGGGGAAGGGCCAGTACGGGCCGGCCACGAAGATGGCGGACGACATCATCACCGCTCAGAAAGCCGAGATCGAGGAGATGAACAAGCTCCTCGGCAAGGACTGA
- a CDS encoding DUF4396 domain-containing protein, protein MDHSTHHTDTTHGHDHTATHTGTHAGASWSMAVKATLHCLTGCAIGEILGMVIGTALLWGNLPTMVLAIALAFLFGYSFTLFAVLRAGLNLRSAIKVALAADTVSIAVMEFVDNAIIALTPGAMDAHLSDGLFWSALLGGFGVAFLVTTPVNKWMIGRGKGHAVVHAHH, encoded by the coding sequence ATGGACCACAGCACTCATCACACCGACACCACGCACGGCCACGACCACACGGCGACGCATACCGGCACCCACGCGGGAGCCTCCTGGTCCATGGCAGTGAAGGCGACCCTGCACTGCCTGACCGGATGCGCCATCGGCGAGATCCTCGGCATGGTCATCGGCACCGCATTGCTGTGGGGCAACCTGCCGACCATGGTCCTGGCGATCGCGCTGGCGTTCCTCTTCGGCTACTCGTTCACGCTGTTCGCGGTTCTCCGGGCGGGGCTGAACCTCAGGTCCGCGATCAAGGTCGCGCTGGCCGCCGACACCGTCTCGATCGCGGTGATGGAGTTCGTCGACAACGCCATCATCGCCCTCACGCCGGGCGCGATGGACGCGCACCTTTCCGACGGGCTGTTCTGGTCGGCTCTGCTGGGCGGGTTCGGGGTCGCCTTCCTGGTCACCACCCCGGTCAACAAGTGGATGATCGGCCGCGGCAAGGGCCACGCCGTCGTACATGCCCACCACTGA
- a CDS encoding SpoIIE family protein phosphatase: protein MEQRAVDDWEARSVGDIVGEALTARANIDEHGTVTGWSEGAEHLLGYTSAQILGRPAASLLAEEPTTSDLPAFSELPRWHGTLGLRHRDGHRLEARVLAHHRTPDDGTRDWLLVSAVTGAQPRRDDEALVRRGLLDSPCCATSVYDTDLRFRRSNRSGQASLGLSDDDMRGLRLSDVLPEPIAEVVERLMVRALETGETQYMENHARAPGEAREHAWSVHLYRLEDPDGRVLGVASTGHDMTEQYWARTRLQLIAEASSRIGSTLDVTRTAQELADVAVPGLADFISVDLLASLDDLPEQPPEALTAGGRLVLRRIAHRSVYPGSPEAVIAPGEVDEYPEGSPPAESLRSGRAVLYQVTEPAIADWVAEDPLRSSRIREFGFHSVMTVPLTARGATLGVVVFARHRHPDPFQEDDLVLAEELAARAAVCIDNARRYTRERSTAVTLQRSLLPQRLPEQAAMEVAFRYLPAGARAGVGGDWFDVIPLSGARVALVVGDVVGHGIHASATMGRLRTAVRTLADIDLPPDELLTHLDDLVGRLALEAEGAERTAGNAEEGETTGDVGATCLYAVYDPVSRRCTLARAGHPLPVVVSPDGTAELLAVPAGPPLGLGGLPFEAMETELPEGSLLTLYTDGLISSRDHDIDDGVSLLQRALAIPAASLDVLCDTVLATLLPGRPADDVALLVARTRALKADRVATWEVAPDPATVADARKNAVGQLAEWGLADAAFVTELIVSELVTNAIRHAEPPIQLRLIHDRSLICEVSDASSTAPHMRRARTYDEGGRGLLLVAQLTRRWGTRHTTKGKTIWAEQSLEYG, encoded by the coding sequence ATGGAGCAGCGCGCCGTCGACGACTGGGAAGCGCGTTCCGTCGGGGACATCGTGGGCGAGGCGCTCACCGCGCGCGCCAACATCGACGAACACGGCACCGTGACCGGGTGGAGCGAGGGTGCCGAGCACCTGCTCGGGTACACGTCGGCGCAGATTCTGGGCCGGCCGGCGGCCTCACTCCTCGCCGAGGAGCCCACGACGAGCGACCTCCCTGCCTTCTCGGAACTGCCGAGGTGGCACGGCACGCTCGGTCTCCGGCACCGCGACGGCCACCGCCTGGAGGCGAGGGTCCTGGCGCATCACAGGACGCCGGACGACGGGACCCGCGACTGGCTCCTGGTCTCCGCCGTGACCGGAGCGCAGCCCCGTCGTGACGACGAGGCGCTGGTGCGGCGGGGTTTGCTCGACTCCCCGTGCTGCGCGACCTCGGTGTACGACACGGACCTGCGCTTCCGCCGGTCCAACCGGTCCGGGCAGGCCTCACTGGGCCTGAGCGACGACGACATGCGTGGGCTGCGGCTGAGCGACGTGCTCCCCGAACCGATCGCGGAGGTCGTGGAGCGGCTGATGGTGCGGGCCCTGGAAACCGGCGAGACGCAGTACATGGAGAACCACGCGCGCGCCCCCGGCGAGGCCCGTGAGCACGCATGGTCGGTTCACCTCTACCGCCTGGAGGACCCGGACGGCCGCGTCCTGGGCGTGGCGTCCACCGGGCACGACATGACCGAGCAGTACTGGGCCCGCACGCGCCTCCAGCTGATCGCCGAGGCCAGTAGCCGTATCGGCAGCACGCTCGACGTGACGCGGACTGCGCAGGAGCTGGCGGACGTGGCGGTTCCGGGACTCGCCGACTTCATCAGTGTCGATCTCCTGGCGTCCCTCGACGACCTGCCCGAGCAGCCTCCGGAAGCGCTGACGGCGGGCGGCCGCCTCGTGCTGCGGCGCATCGCCCACCGATCCGTGTATCCGGGAAGCCCCGAGGCGGTCATCGCGCCGGGCGAGGTGGACGAGTACCCGGAGGGCTCCCCTCCGGCGGAGAGTCTGCGGTCGGGACGTGCCGTGCTGTACCAGGTGACCGAGCCGGCGATCGCCGACTGGGTGGCCGAGGATCCGCTCCGGTCCTCCCGGATCCGCGAGTTCGGCTTCCATTCGGTGATGACCGTGCCTCTGACGGCACGCGGAGCCACGCTGGGCGTCGTCGTCTTCGCTCGTCACCGGCACCCCGACCCGTTCCAGGAGGACGACCTGGTGCTGGCCGAGGAACTGGCGGCCCGGGCGGCGGTCTGCATCGACAACGCCCGCCGCTATACCCGCGAACGCAGCACGGCGGTAACCCTGCAGCGCAGCCTGCTGCCGCAGCGGCTGCCCGAGCAGGCCGCAATGGAGGTCGCCTTCCGCTACCTTCCGGCCGGTGCCCGGGCCGGGGTGGGCGGAGACTGGTTCGACGTGATCCCGTTGTCCGGAGCCAGGGTGGCGCTGGTGGTGGGCGATGTGGTGGGCCACGGCATCCATGCCTCCGCGACCATGGGACGGCTGCGTACGGCCGTACGGACCCTCGCCGACATCGATCTGCCCCCGGACGAACTGCTCACTCACCTCGACGACCTGGTCGGCCGTCTGGCTTTGGAGGCGGAGGGCGCGGAGCGGACCGCCGGGAACGCCGAAGAAGGAGAGACGACGGGAGACGTCGGGGCGACCTGTCTCTACGCTGTGTACGACCCCGTCTCCCGCCGTTGCACACTGGCCCGGGCCGGGCATCCGCTCCCGGTCGTGGTGAGCCCGGACGGCACCGCGGAACTGCTCGCCGTTCCGGCGGGACCCCCGCTGGGCCTGGGCGGACTGCCCTTCGAGGCGATGGAGACGGAACTGCCGGAGGGCAGCCTGCTCACCCTCTACACCGACGGCCTCATCAGTTCCCGCGACCACGACATCGACGACGGCGTCTCCCTGCTGCAGCGGGCCCTCGCCATTCCCGCGGCCTCCCTGGACGTGCTGTGCGACACAGTGCTCGCCACCTTGCTTCCCGGTCGGCCCGCCGACGACGTGGCCCTCCTCGTCGCCCGCACCCGGGCGCTCAAGGCCGACCGGGTCGCGACCTGGGAGGTGGCCCCGGATCCCGCCACCGTCGCCGACGCCCGCAAGAACGCCGTCGGTCAGCTGGCGGAATGGGGCCTGGCTGATGCGGCCTTCGTGACCGAGCTGATCGTCAGCGAACTGGTCACCAACGCCATACGGCACGCCGAGCCGCCCATCCAGCTGCGTCTCATCCACGACCGGAGTCTCATCTGCGAGGTCTCGGACGCCAGTAGTACGGCACCCCACATGCGCCGAGCCCGCACCTACGACGAGGGCGGCCGAGGCCTGCTCCTGGTCGCTCAGCTGACCCGGCGCTGGGGCACCCGCCACACCACCAAGGGCAAGACGATCTGGGCGGAACAGAGTCTCGAGTACGGCTGA
- the purD gene encoding phosphoribosylamine--glycine ligase, which translates to MKLLVIGSGAREHALCRSLSLDPAVTALHCAPGNAGIAEVAELHRVDALDGKAVAALATELDADLVVVGPEAPLVAGVADAVREAGIPAFGPSKEAAQLEGSKAFAKEVMAAAGVPTARSYVCTTPDEVEVALDAFGAPYVVKDDGLAAGKGVVVTADLEQARAHANACDRVVIEEFLDGPEVSLFAITDGETVVPLQPAQDFKRALDGDEGPNTGGMGAYSPLPWAEADLVEEVMNTVLQPTVDELRRRGTPFSGLLYAGLAITSRGVRVIEFNARFGDPETQVVLARLKTPLAGVLMGAAQGTLADFPDLRWSEDAAVTVVIASHNYPATPRTGDPIEGLDEVAAQDAPHAYVLHAGTRREGGAIVSAGGRVLSVTASGTDLARARERAYAAVDRIRLDGSHHRTDIAAKAAAGS; encoded by the coding sequence GTGAAGCTCCTCGTCATCGGCAGCGGTGCCCGCGAACACGCCCTGTGCCGCTCCCTCTCCCTCGATCCCGCCGTCACCGCCCTGCACTGCGCCCCCGGCAACGCGGGCATCGCCGAGGTGGCCGAGCTGCACCGGGTCGACGCCCTCGACGGCAAGGCCGTGGCCGCGCTGGCCACGGAACTCGACGCCGATCTGGTCGTCGTGGGCCCGGAGGCACCGCTCGTCGCAGGGGTCGCCGACGCCGTGCGCGAGGCGGGCATCCCGGCGTTCGGCCCCTCCAAGGAGGCCGCCCAGCTCGAGGGCTCCAAGGCCTTCGCCAAGGAGGTGATGGCGGCCGCGGGCGTCCCGACCGCCCGCTCCTACGTCTGCACCACGCCCGACGAGGTCGAGGTGGCGCTCGACGCCTTCGGCGCTCCGTACGTCGTGAAGGACGACGGCCTCGCGGCCGGCAAGGGCGTCGTCGTGACCGCCGACCTAGAGCAGGCCAGGGCGCACGCCAACGCCTGCGACCGTGTGGTCATCGAGGAGTTCCTCGACGGCCCCGAAGTCTCGCTCTTCGCGATCACCGACGGCGAGACCGTCGTCCCGCTGCAGCCCGCCCAGGACTTCAAGCGCGCCCTGGACGGCGACGAGGGCCCCAACACCGGCGGCATGGGCGCGTACTCCCCCCTCCCGTGGGCGGAGGCCGACCTCGTCGAGGAGGTCATGAACACCGTCCTCCAGCCGACCGTCGACGAGCTGCGCCGCCGCGGCACCCCCTTCTCCGGCCTCCTCTATGCGGGTTTGGCGATCACCAGCAGGGGCGTACGGGTCATCGAGTTCAACGCCCGCTTCGGCGACCCCGAGACCCAGGTCGTCCTGGCCCGCCTCAAGACCCCGCTCGCGGGCGTCCTCATGGGCGCCGCGCAGGGCACCCTCGCCGACTTCCCGGACCTGCGCTGGAGCGAGGACGCGGCCGTCACCGTGGTCATCGCCTCCCACAACTACCCCGCCACCCCGCGCACCGGCGACCCCATCGAAGGCCTCGACGAGGTAGCCGCACAGGACGCCCCGCACGCGTACGTCCTGCATGCCGGCACCCGGCGCGAAGGCGGCGCGATCGTCAGCGCGGGCGGCCGTGTGCTCTCCGTCACGGCGAGCGGTACGGACCTGGCCCGGGCCCGCGAACGCGCATACGCGGCCGTCGACCGCATCCGCCTCGACGGCTCGCATCACCGCACGGACATCGCGGCCAAGGCGGCGGCCGGATCGTAG
- a CDS encoding N,N-dimethylformamidase beta subunit family domain-containing protein, with product MASEYIRRWESGALAHAVTDPFGQGPVPWLRGSEHYFDDTGQVVPWYVDVDADPTTPTAPHTTRTATRTPKIPTPRSAGGPRSADDVHRQIKGFTSTGAAAPGEAIDFHITVDPPQQFSVDIYRIGHYAGEGASKITTSPRLPGIVQPPPLTADRTISCHHWWLSWRLQIPSYWSIGAYVAVLTTVDGYRSHVPFTVRDSHPADLLLLLPDVTWQAYNLYPEDGRTGASLYHAWDEKGRLLGEADAATTVSFDRPYAGAGLPLHVGHAYDFIRWAERYGYDLAYADARDLHAGRVDPTRYRGLVFPGHDEYWSVPMRRTTELAREHGTSLVFLSANTMYWQAELSPSPSGVPDRLLTCRKRRGPGKPALWRDIDRPEQELLGIQYAGRVPEPHPLVVRNAEHWLWESTGAHEGDELKGLVAGEADRYFPRTPLPEHQGRILLAHSPYRDAEGALRHQETSLYRAPSGALVFASGTFAWSPALDRPGHVDERIQRATANLLDRICKRD from the coding sequence ATGGCCTCGGAGTACATCCGCCGCTGGGAATCGGGCGCACTGGCCCACGCCGTGACGGACCCCTTCGGCCAGGGCCCAGTCCCCTGGCTACGAGGCAGCGAACACTACTTCGACGACACCGGCCAGGTAGTCCCCTGGTACGTGGACGTAGACGCGGACCCCACCACCCCCACGGCCCCCCACACAACCCGCACAGCCACCCGCACCCCCAAGATCCCCACCCCCCGCTCCGCCGGAGGCCCCCGCTCGGCCGACGACGTCCACCGCCAGATCAAGGGCTTCACCTCCACCGGCGCGGCAGCCCCCGGCGAGGCCATCGACTTCCACATCACCGTCGACCCGCCCCAACAGTTCAGCGTGGACATCTACCGCATCGGCCACTACGCCGGCGAAGGCGCCAGCAAGATCACCACCAGCCCCCGCCTCCCCGGCATCGTGCAACCACCCCCGCTCACCGCCGACCGCACGATCTCCTGCCACCACTGGTGGCTCTCCTGGCGCCTCCAGATCCCGAGTTACTGGAGTATCGGCGCATACGTCGCCGTCCTCACCACCGTCGACGGCTACCGCTCCCACGTCCCCTTCACCGTCCGCGACTCCCACCCCGCCGACCTGCTGCTTCTCCTCCCGGACGTCACCTGGCAGGCGTACAACCTGTATCCGGAGGACGGCCGCACCGGCGCGAGCCTCTACCACGCCTGGGACGAGAAGGGCCGGCTGCTCGGCGAGGCGGACGCCGCGACGACGGTCTCGTTCGACCGACCGTACGCAGGCGCGGGCCTGCCCCTCCACGTCGGCCACGCCTACGACTTCATCCGCTGGGCCGAGCGCTACGGCTACGACCTCGCCTACGCCGACGCCCGCGACCTGCACGCAGGCCGCGTCGACCCCACCCGCTACCGCGGCCTCGTCTTCCCCGGCCACGACGAGTACTGGTCGGTGCCCATGCGCCGCACCACCGAACTCGCCCGCGAACACGGCACCTCGCTCGTCTTCCTCTCCGCCAACACCATGTACTGGCAGGCGGAGCTGAGCCCCTCCCCCTCAGGCGTCCCCGACCGCCTCCTCACCTGCCGAAAACGCCGCGGCCCCGGAAAACCCGCCCTCTGGCGCGACATCGACCGCCCGGAGCAGGAACTCCTGGGCATCCAGTACGCGGGCCGGGTCCCCGAACCGCACCCCCTGGTCGTCCGCAACGCCGAGCACTGGCTGTGGGAGTCCACCGGCGCACACGAGGGCGACGAACTGAAGGGCCTGGTCGCAGGCGAGGCCGACCGCTACTTCCCGCGCACCCCGCTCCCCGAGCACCAGGGCCGTATCCTCCTGGCCCACTCCCCGTACCGCGACGCCGAGGGCGCCCTCCGCCACCAGGAGACGTCCCTGTACCGCGCCCCCTCCGGCGCCCTGGTCTTCGCCTCCGGCACCTTCGCCTGGTCCCCGGCCCTGGACCGACCCGGCCACGTCGACGAACGCATCCAGCGAGCCACGGCCAACCTCCTGGACCGCATCTGCAAGCGCGACTGA